The proteins below are encoded in one region of Aeromonas jandaei:
- the gcvT gene encoding glycine cleavage system aminomethyltransferase GcvT → MIQTTVLHPKHLEAGAKMVDFHGWEMPINYGSQLEEHHAVRSDAGMFDVSHMTIVDLTGEQVKAFLQHLLANDVAKLTVSGKALYSGMLNPEGGVIDDLITYYLTDTFYRLVVNSATREKDLAWIRHHAIDFDVTVTERPELAMIAVQGPNAKLKVATVLSAAQRTAVVGMKPFFGVQAGDLFIATTGYTGEDGYEIVVPQEKACELWQALLDNGVAPCGLGARDTLRLEAGMNLYGQDMDESISPLAANMAWTIAWEPTDRNFIGRAALEAQKASGNQPKLVGLVMEEKGVLRAGMPVTFTAANGEKREGVITSGSFSPTLGYSIALARVPRDIGEQAEVEIRKKLVTVKVTKPAFVRNGQKLA, encoded by the coding sequence ATGATCCAGACTACAGTACTGCATCCCAAACACCTGGAAGCCGGCGCCAAGATGGTGGACTTCCACGGTTGGGAGATGCCCATCAACTACGGCTCCCAGCTGGAAGAGCACCACGCGGTGCGCAGCGATGCCGGCATGTTCGATGTCTCCCACATGACCATCGTCGATTTGACCGGCGAACAGGTCAAAGCCTTTCTGCAACACCTGCTGGCCAACGACGTGGCCAAACTCACCGTCTCCGGCAAGGCCCTCTACAGCGGCATGCTCAACCCGGAAGGCGGGGTGATCGATGACCTCATCACCTATTACCTGACCGATACCTTCTACCGACTCGTAGTCAACTCTGCCACCCGCGAGAAGGACCTGGCCTGGATCCGCCATCACGCCATCGATTTCGATGTCACCGTGACCGAGCGTCCCGAGCTTGCAATGATCGCGGTGCAGGGGCCCAACGCCAAGCTCAAGGTGGCTACCGTGCTGAGTGCAGCCCAGCGCACTGCCGTGGTGGGGATGAAGCCCTTCTTCGGCGTGCAGGCTGGCGATCTCTTTATCGCCACCACCGGCTACACCGGCGAGGATGGTTATGAAATCGTGGTGCCGCAAGAGAAAGCCTGCGAGCTGTGGCAGGCACTGCTGGATAACGGCGTCGCCCCGTGTGGTCTCGGTGCCCGCGATACCCTGCGCCTCGAAGCGGGCATGAACCTCTACGGTCAGGATATGGACGAGTCAATCTCTCCGCTCGCCGCCAACATGGCCTGGACCATCGCCTGGGAGCCGACTGATCGCAACTTTATCGGCCGCGCTGCGCTGGAAGCGCAGAAAGCATCGGGCAACCAGCCCAAGCTGGTGGGGCTGGTGATGGAGGAGAAAGGGGTGCTGCGTGCCGGCATGCCGGTCACTTTCACTGCGGCAAACGGTGAGAAGCGGGAAGGTGTGATCACCTCCGGCTCCTTCTCGCCCACCCTCGGCTACAGCATCGCGCTGGCGCGGGTGCCCCGCGATATCGGCGAGCAGGCCGAGGTGGAGATCCGCAAAAAGCTGGTCACCGTGAAGGTCACCAAGCCCGCTTTCGTCCGTAACGGCCAGAAGCTGGCATAA
- a CDS encoding amino acid permease yields the protein MDLKQDGEELKRGLKNRHIQLIALGGAIGTGLFLGIAQTIKMAGPSVLLGYAIGGFIAFLIMRQLGEMVVEEPVAGSFSHFAYKYWGEFAGFASGWNYWVLYVLVSMAELTAVGIYVQYWWPEIPTWMSAAFFFVLINTINLSNVKAFGEMEFWFAIIKVVAIIGMIGFGGYLLISGAGGPDASVTNLWAQGGFFPNGISGLVMAMAVIMFSFGGLELVGITAAEADNPEKSIPKATNQVIYRILIFYIGALAILMSLYPWGKVVEGGSPFVMIFHALDSDLVATVLNIVVLTAALSVYNSCVYCNSRMLFGLAKQGNGPKVLLKTNKSGVPLVALSVSAIATLLCVLINYLMPGKAFGLLMALVVSALVINWAMISLAHLKFRKAKVAEGIQPKFKAFWYPFGNYLCLAFMAGILVIMYMTPDFRISVELIPAWLVVLGIGFVIKRKGQAQTKTAVNLG from the coding sequence ATGGATTTGAAACAAGACGGTGAAGAGCTGAAACGCGGCCTCAAAAACCGCCACATTCAGTTAATTGCGTTAGGCGGTGCCATCGGTACCGGCCTCTTTCTGGGGATTGCCCAGACCATCAAGATGGCAGGCCCCTCCGTACTGCTGGGTTATGCCATCGGCGGCTTTATCGCCTTCCTGATCATGCGCCAGCTCGGTGAAATGGTGGTGGAAGAGCCGGTAGCCGGCTCCTTCAGCCACTTTGCCTACAAATACTGGGGTGAGTTTGCCGGTTTCGCGTCCGGCTGGAACTACTGGGTGCTCTACGTGCTGGTGAGCATGGCCGAGCTGACTGCGGTGGGTATCTACGTCCAATACTGGTGGCCCGAGATCCCGACCTGGATGTCGGCAGCCTTCTTCTTCGTGCTGATCAACACCATCAACCTCTCCAACGTCAAAGCGTTTGGCGAGATGGAGTTCTGGTTCGCCATCATCAAGGTGGTCGCCATCATCGGCATGATCGGCTTTGGCGGCTATCTGCTCATCTCCGGTGCCGGCGGCCCCGATGCGAGCGTGACCAACCTGTGGGCTCAGGGTGGCTTCTTCCCCAACGGCATCAGCGGTCTGGTGATGGCGATGGCGGTGATCATGTTCTCCTTCGGTGGTCTGGAGCTGGTCGGTATTACCGCCGCCGAAGCTGACAACCCCGAAAAGAGCATCCCCAAGGCCACCAATCAGGTGATCTACAGGATCCTGATCTTCTACATCGGCGCCCTGGCCATCCTGATGTCCCTCTACCCCTGGGGTAAAGTGGTCGAAGGCGGCAGCCCGTTTGTGATGATCTTCCACGCACTGGATAGCGATCTGGTCGCCACCGTGCTCAACATTGTGGTGCTGACGGCAGCGCTGTCGGTCTACAACAGCTGCGTCTACTGCAACAGCCGCATGCTGTTCGGTCTGGCCAAACAGGGTAACGGCCCGAAAGTGCTGCTCAAGACCAACAAGAGCGGTGTACCGCTGGTTGCCCTCTCGGTCTCTGCCATCGCCACCCTGCTCTGCGTACTGATCAACTACCTGATGCCGGGCAAGGCCTTTGGTCTGCTGATGGCACTGGTGGTCTCCGCACTGGTGATCAACTGGGCGATGATCAGCCTCGCGCATCTGAAGTTCCGCAAGGCCAAGGTCGCGGAAGGTATCCAGCCCAAGTTCAAGGCGTTCTGGTATCCCTTCGGCAACTACCTCTGCCTCGCGTTCATGGCTGGCATCCTGGTGATCATGTACATGACCCCCGATTTCCGCATCTCGGTCGAACTGATCCCTGCCTGGCTGGTCGTGCTAGGCATCGGCTTCGTCATCAAGCGCAAGGGACAGGCTCAAACCAAGACAGCCGTCAATCTGGGTTGA
- the gcvP gene encoding aminomethyl-transferring glycine dehydrogenase produces the protein MTQSLFELEQKHDFVRRHIGPGEEELRQLLATVGAESLDDLIAQTVPAAIRLPGPLGIGAGMTEVEALAKLRGYAAQNKIAKSYIGMGYHDTHVPHVILRNVLENPGWYTAYTPYQPELAQGRLEALLNFQQLTLDLTGMDLASASLLDEATAAAEAMALAKRMAKSKSNLFFVADDVHPQVIDVVKERAVHFGFDVAVGAASDAVSEEVFGALFQYPTTTGEVKDLRALITAVQAQKGLACVSADLLSLLLLKSPGELGADVVLGSAQRFGVPMGYGGPHAAFFATRDAYKRSMPGRIIGVSKDARGKAALRMAMQTREQHIRREKANSNICTAQVLLANMASFYAVYHGPVGLKTIASRVHRLTTILALGLKAKGVALKHASWFDTLTVLTTGKSELIAKAEGLGINLRADLDGAVGVSLSETTTRADVAELFELFLGQGHGLDIEALDKAAQAHHAIPQDLLRTDAVLTHEVFNKYHSETEMLRYIHRLEAKDLALNYAMISLGSCTMKLNATAEMIPVTWPEFGKLHPFAPLAQAKGYQLLLADLENWLVKVTGYDAVCMQPNSGAQGEYAGLLAIKKYHESRGEGHRDICLIPASAHGTNPASAQMAGLKVIVTACDKSGNVDLDDLRAKAAEAGDQLSCLMVTYPSTHGVYEETIKEVCDIVHQHGGQVYLDGANMNAQVGLTAPGFIGADVSHLNLHKTFAIPHGGGGPGMGPIGVKKHLAPFVAGHAVVKTDKESRNNGAVSAAPFGSASILPISWMYIAMLGDEGLKRATQVAILNANYLAKKLGDSFPVLYSGRNGRVAHECILDIRPLKEASGISEMDVAKRLMDYGFHAPTMSFPVAGTLMVEPTESESKRELDRFVEAMTSIRAEIAKVQEGQWSLTDNPLVNAPHTQDDVMDAEWSRGYSRAEAVFPSEAVRAAKLWPSVNRIDDVYGDRNLFCACIPTEDYAK, from the coding sequence ATGACCCAGTCACTGTTTGAACTCGAACAAAAACACGATTTTGTCCGCCGCCATATCGGCCCGGGCGAGGAAGAGCTGCGCCAGCTGCTGGCGACCGTCGGGGCCGAGAGTCTGGACGATCTGATTGCCCAGACCGTGCCCGCCGCCATTCGCCTGCCGGGCCCGCTCGGCATCGGTGCCGGCATGACCGAAGTGGAGGCGCTGGCCAAACTCAGGGGCTATGCCGCCCAGAACAAGATTGCCAAGAGCTATATCGGCATGGGTTATCACGATACCCATGTGCCCCACGTCATTTTGCGCAACGTGCTGGAAAACCCGGGCTGGTATACCGCCTACACCCCGTACCAGCCCGAGCTGGCACAGGGCCGTCTCGAAGCCCTGCTCAACTTCCAGCAGCTGACGCTTGATCTCACCGGCATGGATCTGGCGAGCGCCTCCCTGCTGGATGAAGCGACCGCCGCCGCCGAGGCGATGGCGCTGGCCAAGCGGATGGCCAAGTCCAAATCCAACCTCTTCTTCGTGGCCGACGACGTTCACCCGCAGGTGATCGACGTGGTCAAGGAGCGCGCGGTTCACTTCGGTTTCGACGTGGCGGTCGGCGCCGCGAGCGATGCGGTGAGCGAAGAGGTGTTCGGTGCCCTGTTCCAGTACCCCACCACCACCGGTGAGGTGAAAGATCTGCGTGCCCTGATTACAGCAGTACAGGCCCAGAAAGGGCTGGCCTGCGTCAGCGCCGATCTGCTCTCCCTGCTGCTGCTCAAATCCCCGGGCGAGCTGGGGGCCGATGTGGTGTTGGGCTCCGCCCAGCGTTTTGGCGTGCCCATGGGCTACGGTGGTCCCCATGCCGCCTTCTTCGCCACCCGCGATGCCTACAAACGTTCCATGCCGGGCCGTATCATCGGTGTCTCCAAAGATGCCCGCGGCAAGGCCGCGCTGCGCATGGCGATGCAGACCCGCGAGCAGCATATTCGCCGCGAGAAAGCCAACTCCAACATCTGTACCGCTCAGGTGCTGCTGGCCAACATGGCGAGCTTCTACGCCGTCTATCACGGCCCGGTGGGGCTGAAAACCATCGCCTCCCGCGTGCATCGCCTCACTACCATTCTGGCGCTTGGCCTCAAGGCCAAGGGGGTCGCCCTCAAGCATGCCAGCTGGTTTGATACCCTGACCGTGCTGACCACGGGCAAATCAGAGCTGATCGCCAAGGCCGAGGGGCTGGGCATCAACCTGCGCGCGGATCTCGACGGCGCGGTAGGGGTGTCCCTCTCTGAAACCACCACCCGCGCTGATGTGGCCGAGCTGTTTGAGCTCTTCCTCGGTCAAGGTCACGGGCTTGATATCGAGGCTCTCGACAAGGCGGCTCAGGCTCATCACGCTATCCCGCAGGATCTGCTGCGCACCGACGCCGTGCTGACCCACGAGGTGTTCAACAAGTACCACTCCGAAACCGAGATGCTGCGTTATATCCACCGTCTCGAAGCCAAGGATCTGGCGCTCAACTACGCCATGATCTCCTTGGGCTCCTGCACCATGAAGCTCAACGCCACCGCCGAGATGATCCCGGTGACCTGGCCCGAGTTCGGCAAACTGCACCCGTTTGCCCCGCTGGCGCAGGCCAAGGGCTACCAGCTGCTGCTGGCCGACCTCGAAAACTGGCTGGTGAAGGTGACCGGTTACGATGCGGTCTGCATGCAGCCCAACTCCGGGGCTCAGGGCGAGTACGCTGGTCTCTTGGCCATCAAGAAGTACCACGAGTCCCGCGGTGAGGGGCATCGCGACATCTGTCTCATTCCGGCTTCTGCACATGGTACCAACCCGGCCTCTGCCCAGATGGCGGGGCTCAAGGTAATCGTCACCGCCTGTGACAAGTCGGGCAACGTGGATCTCGACGATCTGCGCGCCAAGGCGGCCGAGGCGGGGGATCAACTCTCCTGTCTGATGGTGACCTACCCCTCCACCCACGGGGTGTATGAGGAGACCATCAAGGAGGTGTGCGACATCGTTCACCAGCACGGTGGTCAGGTCTATCTGGACGGCGCCAACATGAACGCGCAAGTCGGGTTGACGGCGCCGGGCTTTATCGGGGCGGACGTATCTCACCTCAACCTGCACAAGACCTTCGCCATTCCTCATGGCGGTGGCGGCCCGGGCATGGGCCCCATCGGCGTGAAGAAACATCTGGCACCGTTCGTGGCCGGTCACGCCGTAGTCAAGACCGACAAGGAGAGCCGCAACAACGGCGCCGTGTCGGCTGCACCGTTCGGTTCGGCCAGCATCCTGCCCATCAGCTGGATGTACATCGCCATGCTGGGTGACGAAGGACTGAAGAGAGCCACTCAGGTGGCCATCCTCAATGCCAACTATCTGGCCAAGAAGCTGGGTGACTCCTTCCCGGTGCTCTATTCCGGGCGCAACGGTCGGGTAGCTCACGAGTGCATTCTGGATATCCGTCCGCTCAAGGAGGCTTCCGGCATCAGCGAGATGGACGTGGCCAAGCGGCTGATGGACTACGGCTTCCACGCGCCGACCATGAGCTTCCCGGTAGCTGGCACCCTGATGGTCGAACCGACCGAGTCGGAATCCAAGCGCGAGCTGGACCGCTTCGTCGAGGCGATGACTTCCATCCGCGCCGAGATTGCCAAGGTGCAGGAGGGGCAGTGGAGTCTCACCGACAACCCGCTGGTCAATGCGCCGCACACCCAGGATGACGTGATGGATGCAGAGTGGTCCCGTGGCTACAGCCGCGCCGAGGCGGTCTTCCCGTCGGAGGCCGTGCGCGCTGCCAAACTGTGGCCGTCAGTCAACCGTATCGACGATGTGTACGGTGATCGAAACCTGTTCTGCGCCTGCATCCCGACCGAGGATTACGCCAAGTAA
- a CDS encoding ArsR/SmtB family transcription factor: MELEEVAKALKELGHPTRLFIFKHLVKAGEQGLPVGELQKQLEIPGSTLSHHIAALVSVGLVKQNRESRTLLCVSQYAVLEEIIAFFQEECCVNSPSREVPLPTKAPVG, from the coding sequence ATGGAGCTGGAAGAGGTTGCCAAGGCGTTGAAGGAGCTGGGTCATCCAACCCGTCTGTTTATCTTCAAGCACCTGGTCAAGGCGGGGGAGCAGGGGTTGCCGGTGGGTGAGCTGCAAAAGCAGCTGGAGATCCCGGGATCAACTCTCAGCCATCATATTGCGGCACTGGTCTCGGTCGGGCTGGTGAAGCAGAACCGCGAGAGCCGCACCCTGCTTTGCGTCTCCCAATATGCAGTACTGGAAGAGATCATCGCCTTTTTCCAGGAGGAGTGCTGCGTAAACAGTCCTTCACGTGAAGTGCCGTTACCCACCAAGGCACCAGTTGGTTAG
- the gcvH gene encoding glycine cleavage system protein GcvH produces the protein MSHIPSELKYATSHEWIRVEGNGEAVVGITEHAQELLGDMVFVELPEVGKQVSAGDDCAVAESVKAASDIYSPVSGEIIAVNEELEGSPELVNSDPYGAGWLYRIKLDDAGELANLLDAEGYQNVVDEE, from the coding sequence ATGAGCCATATCCCGAGCGAACTGAAATATGCCACTTCCCACGAGTGGATCCGTGTCGAAGGCAACGGTGAGGCCGTGGTCGGCATCACCGAGCACGCCCAGGAGCTGCTGGGTGACATGGTGTTTGTCGAGCTGCCGGAAGTGGGCAAGCAGGTGAGCGCCGGTGACGACTGCGCCGTGGCCGAGTCGGTCAAGGCTGCCTCCGACATCTACAGCCCGGTGAGCGGCGAGATCATTGCCGTCAACGAAGAGCTGGAAGGGAGCCCCGAGCTGGTCAACTCCGACCCCTACGGCGCAGGCTGGCTCTATCGCATCAAGCTGGATGACGCAGGTGAACTGGCCAACCTGCTGGATGCCGAAGGCTACCAGAACGTGGTAGACGAAGAGTAA
- a CDS encoding FAD-dependent 2-octaprenylphenol hydroxylase: MQMQSVDVVIVGGGMVGLGLAAALKESALKVVVVEGQLPDPQLGEVADNRVSALSLASQQILRHVGAWDGIEARRLQAYDKMAVWEQDSFGHIDFDAASLRQPSLGHIVENRVIQLALLDAIADASNIQLLTPARAKSLQSGPAGALLLLEDGQAISAKLVVAADGAHSWVRRQADIPLTSWDYGHHALVATVRCAEPHEAVARQIFTPDGPLAFLPLWQENLCSIVWSLPAARAEALCACDDEQFNRQLTTAFDARLGLCKVEGPRSAIPLTARYARDFARERLVLVGDAAHTIHPLAGQGVNLGLLDAAALAEQILQNHATGEDIGLLANLRSYERWRKSEAARMLAAMEGLKRLFSGANPLKKLVRGVGLRAANLLTPFKEGVIRAAMGLEGELPALARLDGIVASVTPAPTRLKGEKN; this comes from the coding sequence ATGCAGATGCAAAGTGTCGATGTGGTGATTGTCGGTGGTGGCATGGTGGGCCTCGGGCTTGCCGCTGCCCTCAAGGAGAGCGCCCTCAAGGTGGTGGTGGTCGAGGGGCAACTACCCGACCCGCAGCTGGGGGAGGTGGCCGACAATCGGGTCAGCGCCCTGAGCCTCGCCAGCCAGCAGATCCTGCGCCATGTCGGCGCCTGGGACGGCATTGAAGCGCGCCGCCTGCAGGCCTACGACAAGATGGCGGTGTGGGAGCAGGACAGCTTTGGCCATATAGACTTTGATGCGGCCAGCCTGCGCCAGCCCTCGCTTGGTCATATCGTCGAGAACCGGGTGATCCAGCTGGCGCTGCTTGATGCTATTGCCGATGCCAGCAATATCCAGTTGCTGACCCCCGCCAGAGCCAAGAGCCTGCAGAGCGGCCCGGCGGGTGCCCTGCTGCTCCTTGAAGATGGTCAGGCCATCTCGGCCAAGCTGGTGGTGGCTGCCGATGGCGCCCACTCTTGGGTGCGCCGTCAGGCCGATATTCCGCTCACCAGCTGGGATTATGGTCACCACGCGCTGGTGGCAACGGTGCGCTGTGCCGAGCCCCACGAGGCGGTGGCACGCCAGATCTTCACCCCGGATGGCCCGCTCGCCTTTTTGCCCCTGTGGCAGGAGAACCTCTGCTCCATCGTCTGGTCGTTGCCTGCGGCACGCGCCGAAGCGCTCTGCGCCTGTGATGACGAACAGTTCAACCGTCAGCTCACCACCGCCTTCGATGCCCGCCTCGGTCTGTGCAAGGTGGAGGGGCCGCGCAGCGCGATTCCGCTCACCGCCCGCTATGCCCGCGATTTTGCCCGCGAGCGGCTGGTGCTGGTGGGGGATGCCGCCCACACCATCCACCCGCTGGCAGGGCAGGGGGTCAACCTCGGCCTGCTCGATGCGGCCGCGCTGGCCGAGCAGATCCTGCAAAACCATGCCACGGGCGAAGATATCGGTCTGCTTGCCAACCTGCGCAGCTACGAGCGTTGGCGCAAGAGCGAGGCGGCTCGCATGCTGGCGGCGATGGAGGGGCTCAAGCGGCTGTTCAGCGGTGCCAACCCGCTCAAGAAGCTGGTGCGGGGCGTGGGATTGCGCGCGGCCAACCTGCTGACTCCGTTCAAGGAGGGAGTGATCCGTGCGGCCATGGGGCTGGAGGGTGAACTGCCGGCACTGGCCCGTCTTGACGGGATTGTGGCGTCTGTTACGCCTGCACCTACCCGGCTAAAAGGTGAAAAAAACTAA
- a CDS encoding methyl-accepting chemotaxis protein: MDSRALHTQDNEVELTDDTQLVSTTDLKGDITYANPAFCQVAGYRLEEMIGQHHNLVRHPDMPKAAFADLWAHLQAGKPWRGLVKNRCKDGRYYWVDAYVTPIYEGGQISGYQSVRCRPAPEHKARADKMYKVLRARESGSAIRFGQNLLTPTMFSIPLLLVCAAMALWLLPPIQALLVIAPLLAVLWLNRHPLFLTPRYLQRLEQDYDSISRLIFSGDAPHSIADFHIKLGQARIRTVLGRVDDATGSLNSMANDLQGSASLASKDISSQDTQIQQIATAVTQMASAAEEINRNIQDSNQQIEEARHHCTTTNKQLCEAGEEIATLATQAEQAFQSAVELASESERIGSIMTEIRGIADQTNLLALNASIEAARAGEQGRGFAVVADEVRNLSTRTHKATEQIQSSIGHIQHTLGGWKEMMHLNVTRTNACLATTRASTGNLNQVVVEIDKVSDFSNQISAAATQQQAVIEEISRNINLISSLSHDNSLKIDKVSETSASLLNKASQLKDLSRTFG; encoded by the coding sequence ATGGACAGCAGAGCGCTTCACACCCAAGATAACGAGGTGGAACTGACCGATGATACCCAGCTGGTATCCACCACGGATCTCAAGGGGGACATCACCTATGCCAACCCGGCGTTTTGCCAGGTGGCAGGGTACCGCCTCGAAGAGATGATCGGCCAGCACCATAATCTGGTTCGCCATCCCGATATGCCCAAGGCGGCCTTTGCCGATCTCTGGGCCCATCTGCAAGCTGGGAAACCATGGCGCGGACTGGTCAAGAATCGTTGCAAGGATGGCCGCTACTACTGGGTTGACGCCTATGTCACCCCTATCTACGAGGGGGGCCAGATCTCGGGTTACCAGTCGGTTCGCTGTCGTCCCGCCCCGGAGCACAAGGCTCGGGCCGATAAAATGTACAAGGTGCTCAGAGCTAGAGAGAGCGGCTCAGCCATCCGCTTTGGCCAGAATCTGCTGACGCCGACCATGTTCAGCATTCCGTTGTTGCTGGTTTGCGCCGCCATGGCTCTCTGGCTACTCCCCCCCATCCAGGCCTTGCTGGTCATCGCTCCTCTGCTGGCCGTGCTCTGGCTAAACCGCCACCCGCTCTTTCTGACACCAAGATACCTGCAGCGGCTCGAGCAGGATTACGACAGCATCAGCCGTCTAATCTTCTCGGGCGATGCCCCCCATAGCATCGCCGATTTCCATATCAAACTCGGGCAAGCTAGGATCCGTACCGTGCTCGGCCGGGTTGACGATGCAACGGGCTCGCTCAACAGCATGGCCAACGATCTGCAAGGTTCAGCCTCGCTGGCCAGTAAGGATATCTCCTCGCAGGATACCCAGATCCAGCAGATAGCCACGGCCGTGACCCAGATGGCCTCAGCGGCAGAGGAGATCAATCGCAATATTCAGGACAGCAACCAGCAGATTGAAGAGGCTCGCCACCACTGCACCACCACCAACAAGCAGCTCTGCGAGGCGGGAGAGGAGATCGCGACATTGGCAACCCAGGCAGAGCAGGCATTCCAGTCAGCCGTCGAGCTGGCCAGCGAGTCGGAGCGGATCGGCAGCATCATGACTGAAATTCGCGGCATTGCGGATCAGACCAACCTGCTGGCCCTCAATGCTTCCATTGAAGCGGCACGAGCGGGCGAACAGGGGCGCGGTTTTGCCGTAGTCGCCGATGAGGTGCGCAACCTGTCTACCCGTACCCACAAGGCTACCGAGCAGATCCAGAGCAGCATCGGCCACATCCAGCACACGCTGGGGGGATGGAAAGAGATGATGCACCTCAATGTGACTCGCACCAACGCCTGTCTTGCCACTACCCGGGCAAGTACCGGCAACCTGAATCAGGTCGTAGTCGAGATCGACAAGGTCTCGGATTTTTCCAACCAGATTTCCGCCGCGGCCACCCAACAGCAAGCGGTCATCGAAGAGATCAGCCGCAATATCAACCTGATCTCCTCGCTCTCCCACGACAACAGCCTCAAGATCGACAAGGTGAGCGAGACCAGCGCCAGCCTGCTGAACAAGGCAAGCCAGCTCAAAGATTTGAGTCGCACTTTCGGCTAG
- the ubiH gene encoding 2-octaprenyl-6-methoxyphenyl hydroxylase: protein MPQSDVRQVDVTLVGGGMSGAVLALSLAALRKPDGSPLDILLLEASAPEAQPSATPAHPGFDARAIALSAGTCEALERRGLWPLFAPHCAPITQIHVSDRGHSGQTRLSAAEYGLPALGQVIELAAAGSELQRVMAAISHIEVICPAKLREVAPREEGVTLTLESGEQIDTRLLVAADGGNSFVRHQLKLPVSRHDYEQSAIIATVKTRQDPAGRAFERFTESGPLALLPMQGGLSSLVWSVRRDEVDELMALDDAAFLARLQQAFGWRLGRFERCGVRNVYPLILTACDYPLAQRTVLVGNAAHALHPIAGQGFNLGMRDLDLLTGAVAKALAEGEDIGSFKVLSGYWQQRQRDQEQTVWLTSSLAQLFSNSHDPLVAGRNLALSLMGRLPCLKAPLAARTLGFVADLCSNNRRQ, encoded by the coding sequence ATGCCCCAATCTGATGTGCGACAGGTCGATGTGACGCTGGTCGGTGGTGGAATGAGTGGTGCCGTGCTGGCCCTCTCGCTGGCGGCCCTGCGCAAGCCGGACGGCTCGCCCCTCGACATCCTGCTGCTGGAGGCGAGTGCCCCCGAGGCGCAACCATCCGCAACCCCTGCTCACCCCGGTTTTGATGCGCGCGCCATTGCGCTCTCGGCCGGTACCTGCGAAGCCCTCGAGCGGCGCGGACTCTGGCCCCTGTTTGCGCCCCACTGCGCCCCCATTACCCAGATCCATGTCTCGGATCGCGGCCACAGCGGTCAGACTCGCCTCTCGGCGGCGGAGTATGGGCTGCCTGCGCTCGGTCAGGTGATCGAGTTGGCTGCGGCGGGCAGTGAGTTGCAGCGGGTGATGGCCGCCATTTCGCACATCGAGGTGATCTGTCCGGCCAAATTGCGCGAGGTCGCGCCGCGGGAGGAGGGGGTGACTCTTACCCTCGAGAGTGGTGAGCAGATTGATACCCGCCTGCTGGTGGCGGCAGACGGGGGCAACTCCTTCGTGCGCCACCAGTTAAAGCTGCCGGTGAGCCGTCACGACTATGAGCAGAGCGCCATCATCGCCACCGTTAAAACCCGGCAGGATCCGGCTGGCCGTGCATTCGAGCGCTTTACCGAGAGCGGGCCGCTGGCGCTGTTGCCGATGCAGGGCGGCCTCTCTTCGCTGGTGTGGAGCGTTAGACGGGACGAGGTGGATGAGCTGATGGCGCTCGATGATGCCGCCTTCCTTGCCCGCTTGCAGCAGGCTTTTGGCTGGCGGCTCGGTCGCTTCGAGCGATGTGGCGTGCGCAACGTCTATCCGCTGATCCTGACTGCCTGTGACTACCCGCTGGCCCAACGTACCGTGCTGGTGGGCAATGCAGCGCATGCCCTGCACCCCATTGCCGGGCAGGGTTTCAACCTCGGCATGCGGGATCTCGACCTGCTTACCGGGGCGGTGGCCAAGGCGCTGGCAGAGGGGGAGGATATCGGCAGCTTCAAGGTGCTGAGCGGTTACTGGCAGCAGCGTCAGCGCGATCAGGAGCAGACGGTCTGGCTCACCTCCTCGCTGGCTCAGCTCTTCTCCAACAGCCACGATCCGCTGGTGGCGGGCCGCAATCTGGCGCTCTCCCTGATGGGGCGCCTGCCTTGTCTCAAGGCGCCGCTCGCTGCACGAACTCTGGGATTCGTTGCCGATCTCTGTAGCAATAATCGGCGGCAATAA